CATCCCCAAATGGTTGTTCAATTAAAGCCAATCCCGCCTGATCAAACTTCTTTAGCGCATCAAGTCCGAGTTTGTCGAAAATCCCATTGGCATCTCCAAAAAACAACATATCTTCTGTTGAATCAACAAGATTTTTTAATTTCAACGGTTTCGTGTCCACATCAAATTTCAATTTCACTCGCTTATAACCAGCATCTCTTGCAGCTCGAACAGCCGAAACCATCCGATCATCAATACCGCCCGTCAACACAACCCCAGCATCGATTTCACGTCGAACACCGCCAAGAAGTTTCCACAACGGCAACCCCTTTTTTATCGCAAATAAATCCCACGATGCCTGATCTAAACAAGCTTTCGCCATCCGATTTCCTTTTACATGCGAAAACTCAGCACTTACTTCGGATGGATGTGCAAATTCCTTGTCGACTAAAGCAGGAATCAGCCAATTAACAAGCGCATCCCAACATGTCTGGACAGTTTCTTCTGTATACCAAGGTGAAGAAAATGCCACACACTCGCCCAGTCCAATTTCCCCGTCCGAATCAACCATTTCAACAAAAATACTTTCCCGATTTGTCACCGTTTGAAGATGCGTGGAAAAGTGAGTTTTCAAAGGAACTGAAACTCGATACAAACGAATTTCTGTTATTGTAAACTTGCCCATTCCTTCAACTCCCGCCGTAATAATTTGTTGGAAGCATTACGCGGTAACTCTTCGACAAAATAAAACTCTTTCGGCACTTTATAAGATGCAAGCCACTCTCTGCAAAACGCCTTCAGTTCTTCTTCCGACACATTCTCTGTAACAACGACAAACGCAATCGGCACACTTCCCCATTCATCGTCATCTTTCCCGCAAACACCCGCTTCAGAAATCAGTGGATGCGC
This genomic window from Sporosarcina sp. Marseille-Q4063 contains:
- the menC gene encoding o-succinylbenzoate synthase, with translation MGKFTITEIRLYRVSVPLKTHFSTHLQTVTNRESIFVEMVDSDGEIGLGECVAFSSPWYTEETVQTCWDALVNWLIPALVDKEFAHPSEVSAEFSHVKGNRMAKACLDQASWDLFAIKKGLPLWKLLGGVRREIDAGVVLTGGIDDRMVSAVRAARDAGYKRVKLKFDVDTKPLKLKNLVDSTEDMLFFGDANGIFDKLGLDALKKFDQAGLALIEQPFGDDEWRMHWKAVQCMKTPIALDESIRSVQDVKRMATSGAGSVVVLKPGRIGGTTESLKVLEVANANGLDLWIGGMIEFGISKAHNLALASLPQFSLPGDFSASDHFWHEDPVEPTVVIENGVINLSERPGIGVKLNKELVEKYLIDSY